The Bacteroidota bacterium genome includes a region encoding these proteins:
- a CDS encoding patatin-like phospholipase family protein codes for MVRSFLLLLLFLLPHSIPAQVKTRQDPFSPFTMQVANGPTVALVLSGGGSRGIFQVGVLKAIEEAGIPVDMIVGTSMGSIVGGLYAAGYSIGELDSLARNLDWNQLLSLEGDYQRSDVFLDYKSLYDRTQITLELENWRPRIPTAVISGQKLTTRLNDLTLAGPYYPASTFRKLRVPFYSVSTNLKNGKKYIFSEGNLVEAMRSSMAFPLLFLAYELDGNQLIDGGVLSNIPVDVAREAGADIVITANTTGSLNTEEVKAPWQTVDRVTSIMMKLSNQIQLSRSDVVISMSLDEVEGFDFTRVDTVIQDGYLQAAKVTGLIDTLIRARTLRAGPPVDRIVVPPVLQNLVSDSLPEAGTPLQSVIRKLSTSGWVHRYEVNGSDSGTVVTLVPFPVIQAFSFHGVNLLPDRWFQNRFDALTNQPVNYFELLSTLRSVVSTYKKSGFYLARIDSFRYEPETGRLHTYINEGVISDVAVTGNKVTRKSYITREASLDRRALFHREEIKSSLDNLTATDLFYQASLLTDQTTRGNRITFRVHEKPSLFLRAGISATETYNTQYFLNLRNENMLGEGSKLGMTLAGGDRNGQISGQWRTDRLLDSYFSSEVTIWADILNVTVNSYRFSVPGSGNRSGFSERGEFQRESAGLRTMIGRQFAKFGEIRLDLHRKYSAISLLRGLSNDATFSNAGNHLNILRLQTVFDNRDSPVISTGGQFLDFYYETSNAEFGSDVSYSKMAARLETTFPFLPRVTLTPRMELGSADIGLPVQEFFYAGGGRSFYGFRDFDLYGRQLMMSHLEMRWYTPTTFIFDVILHARYDLGNAWQRIEAIKVSQMNHGVGGGITLSTPLGPISLSAGRAFKLYKEPNAGIGWGPLFFYFSLGNPTLSLF; via the coding sequence ATGGTCAGGTCTTTTCTGCTCCTGTTATTGTTTCTTCTCCCCCACAGCATCCCCGCACAGGTAAAAACCCGGCAGGATCCGTTCTCGCCATTTACCATGCAGGTGGCCAACGGTCCGACCGTGGCGCTGGTACTTTCCGGCGGCGGGTCCCGTGGAATTTTTCAGGTGGGCGTGCTGAAAGCCATCGAGGAAGCGGGGATTCCCGTCGATATGATTGTGGGAACATCCATGGGAAGTATCGTGGGCGGCTTGTATGCCGCCGGTTATTCCATTGGTGAACTCGACAGTCTTGCAAGAAACCTGGACTGGAACCAGCTGCTTTCCCTGGAAGGGGACTATCAGCGATCGGATGTATTCCTCGACTACAAATCGCTTTACGACCGGACCCAGATCACACTGGAACTTGAAAACTGGCGTCCGCGGATTCCAACCGCCGTTATTTCCGGTCAGAAACTGACCACCCGGCTCAATGATCTGACGCTGGCTGGACCTTATTACCCGGCCTCCACTTTCCGGAAGCTTCGTGTTCCGTTCTACTCGGTTTCCACCAATCTGAAAAACGGGAAAAAGTATATCTTCAGCGAGGGAAATCTGGTTGAAGCCATGCGGTCGAGCATGGCCTTTCCGCTGCTTTTTCTTGCGTACGAACTCGACGGCAATCAGCTGATCGACGGGGGCGTGCTGAGCAATATTCCGGTGGATGTGGCACGGGAAGCCGGGGCAGACATTGTCATTACGGCCAACACCACGGGCAGCCTCAACACCGAGGAAGTAAAAGCACCCTGGCAAACGGTCGATCGGGTTACCTCCATTATGATGAAACTGTCGAACCAGATTCAGCTCAGCCGGTCCGATGTGGTGATCAGTATGAGTCTGGATGAGGTTGAAGGATTCGACTTCACCAGGGTCGATACGGTGATTCAGGACGGATACCTGCAGGCAGCGAAGGTGACCGGGTTGATCGATACACTCATACGGGCCCGAACGCTCCGGGCCGGACCTCCGGTGGATCGGATTGTGGTCCCTCCGGTTCTTCAGAACCTGGTTTCCGATTCCCTGCCCGAAGCAGGGACCCCGCTGCAGTCGGTTATCAGAAAGCTTTCTACCTCTGGCTGGGTTCACCGGTATGAGGTGAACGGATCCGATTCGGGCACAGTGGTTACGCTCGTTCCATTTCCGGTGATTCAGGCATTCAGTTTTCACGGTGTTAACCTTCTGCCGGACCGGTGGTTTCAGAACCGGTTCGATGCGCTGACCAATCAGCCCGTCAATTACTTTGAACTGCTTTCAACCCTGAGGTCGGTGGTCAGCACTTACAAAAAGAGCGGATTCTACCTTGCCCGGATCGATTCGTTCCGGTATGAACCCGAAACCGGCCGCCTTCACACCTATATCAACGAAGGCGTTATTTCTGACGTGGCCGTGACGGGAAACAAAGTCACCCGCAAATCCTACATCACCCGCGAAGCCAGTCTCGATCGCCGTGCCCTGTTTCACCGGGAAGAAATCAAATCCTCACTCGACAATCTGACCGCCACCGATCTGTTTTATCAGGCCAGCCTGCTGACCGATCAGACCACCCGCGGAAATCGCATTACCTTCAGGGTGCATGAAAAGCCCTCCCTGTTTCTTCGCGCCGGAATCAGTGCAACCGAAACCTACAATACCCAGTATTTCCTGAATCTGCGCAATGAAAACATGCTGGGCGAAGGTTCCAAACTCGGCATGACTCTGGCTGGCGGTGACCGGAATGGTCAGATTTCAGGACAGTGGAGAACCGACCGGCTTCTGGACAGCTACTTTTCCTCAGAAGTCACCATCTGGGCCGATATCCTGAATGTAACGGTTAACAGTTACCGGTTTTCGGTCCCGGGTTCCGGGAATCGTTCCGGATTCAGTGAGCGGGGAGAGTTTCAGCGTGAGTCGGCCGGACTGAGAACCATGATCGGCCGGCAGTTTGCCAAATTCGGGGAGATCCGGCTCGATCTTCACCGAAAATATTCAGCCATCAGCCTTCTTCGTGGTCTCTCAAATGATGCCACCTTTTCCAACGCAGGAAACCATTTGAACATTCTGCGCCTTCAGACCGTATTTGATAACCGCGACTCACCCGTCATATCGACCGGCGGGCAGTTTCTGGATTTCTATTATGAGACATCGAATGCCGAGTTTGGCAGCGATGTTTCATACTCGAAAATGGCGGCAAGACTCGAAACCACCTTTCCGTTTCTTCCCCGGGTGACGCTGACTCCCCGGATGGAACTTGGCAGTGCCGATATCGGGTTGCCTGTACAGGAGTTTTTCTACGCAGGAGGAGGACGTTCCTTTTACGGGTTCCGGGATTTTGATCTGTATGGCAGACAACTCATGATGAGTCATCTGGAAATGCGATGGTACACACCCACCACGTTTATCTTCGATGTCATTCTGCATGCCCGGTATGATCTTGGGAACGCCTGGCAGCGGATCGAAGCCATTAAGGTTTCCCAGATGAACCATGGCGTGGGTGGCGGAATTACGCTGAGCACCCCGCTGGGACCCATCAGTCTGTCGGCTGGCCGGGCCTTTAAACTGTACAAGGAACCCAATGCCGGAATCGGTTGGGGTCCGCTGTTTTTTTATTTCAGTCTGGGAAATCCCACCCTTTCGCTGTTCTGA
- a CDS encoding BatA domain-containing protein: MNFLNPIFLAGLAAAAIPLLIFLWNRNRRPVVRVSSLFLFRQLEASSIRTLKLAEWLLLALRILILLLLALAFAQPFLQSGSDEQPVYRSVILDWGPGFSSATPAQKTGLQQWLETLSREQPSTRFFTTDSLNGYQPSRLLQPWWFQGVPAIDTSGPSLLISSVGSPVLPSLMDRLPSGSDVILYETPGITGNLGISGVSLPSGWWQTRQPNQVRIDILNPTGEETRAEADVLVNGLLIRTVPLTLTGPTASLTVPVTVNRRGWHTLSVQLKHPDFEPDNHWSGGFYLPETLQVVVLSGRELAALNTSRLQQASLSAGFPLVLSARSADLGKDRLLIITSSRWSGIMADHPAAIWIPDFSQPGSITESLQSIGLSSTVNPGMQVMADRYTDHPFLSYLDRKDPADPDRLLNGLVTIRPVQGLRPLLTGTNREPVMSLYTRAGRQVLIFHVNPFTGPEPVPAWALSALLHALTALQPTASTRDGFFAHPVRTGIPFPVPVAAAGIRFRFLDQEWIPGPGTLSGGNIHPAMITRPGTLTIWSGDRLTGITGFNAPAIRQADSPEEAIRWQPADPFPLLTAASPRFLSAGIFIAVLLLLLLEMILSRGRR, translated from the coding sequence ATGAATTTTCTGAATCCGATCTTTCTGGCCGGATTGGCCGCAGCTGCCATTCCCCTTCTCATTTTTCTCTGGAACCGCAACCGCCGGCCGGTGGTCAGGGTCTCTTCCTTGTTTCTGTTCCGGCAACTGGAGGCTTCTTCCATCCGGACCCTGAAGCTGGCTGAGTGGCTGTTGCTGGCTTTGCGGATTCTGATACTGCTGCTGCTGGCACTCGCCTTTGCCCAACCCTTTCTGCAATCGGGAAGTGATGAGCAGCCGGTTTACCGGTCGGTTATTCTCGATTGGGGACCCGGGTTTTCCTCTGCAACCCCTGCCCAGAAAACCGGTTTGCAGCAGTGGCTCGAAACGCTCAGCCGCGAGCAGCCTTCCACAAGGTTTTTCACAACGGATTCTCTGAACGGCTATCAGCCTTCCCGCCTGCTGCAGCCCTGGTGGTTTCAGGGTGTTCCCGCAATTGATACCTCCGGTCCGTCGCTTCTGATCAGTTCAGTGGGCTCGCCGGTTCTGCCCTCTCTGATGGACCGGCTACCTTCCGGTTCTGACGTGATCCTTTATGAAACGCCCGGAATCACTGGCAATCTGGGAATTTCCGGCGTATCTCTGCCATCCGGGTGGTGGCAAACCCGGCAACCGAATCAGGTCCGGATTGATATCCTGAATCCAACCGGGGAAGAGACCCGCGCGGAAGCCGATGTGCTGGTCAATGGCCTGCTTATCCGGACGGTGCCCCTTACCTTAACCGGCCCGACGGCCAGTCTCACGGTGCCGGTTACTGTCAACCGGCGCGGATGGCACACCCTTTCCGTTCAGCTCAAACACCCCGATTTCGAACCGGATAACCATTGGTCCGGGGGCTTTTACCTTCCGGAAACCCTTCAGGTGGTTGTTCTTTCTGGTCGGGAACTGGCCGCGCTGAATACCAGCCGGTTGCAGCAAGCTTCCCTATCGGCCGGTTTTCCGCTGGTCCTTTCCGCACGGAGTGCCGATCTGGGAAAGGATCGTCTGCTGATCATTACTTCGTCGCGCTGGTCTGGAATCATGGCCGACCATCCGGCAGCCATCTGGATACCCGACTTCTCGCAACCCGGATCCATAACCGAAAGCCTGCAATCAATTGGTCTCTCTTCCACCGTGAATCCGGGTATGCAGGTCATGGCCGACCGGTACACCGATCATCCCTTTCTCAGCTACCTTGACCGGAAGGATCCGGCCGATCCGGACCGGCTCCTGAACGGTCTGGTCACCATACGACCCGTTCAGGGTTTGCGTCCACTGCTCACCGGCACCAACAGGGAACCGGTAATGAGTCTGTACACACGGGCAGGCAGACAGGTACTGATTTTTCATGTGAATCCGTTCACCGGACCTGAGCCGGTCCCGGCCTGGGCCCTGTCGGCCCTGCTTCACGCATTGACGGCCCTTCAGCCAACCGCTTCGACCCGGGATGGATTTTTTGCTCATCCCGTCCGGACCGGGATACCATTTCCGGTTCCCGTTGCGGCGGCGGGAATCCGTTTCCGGTTTCTCGATCAGGAATGGATTCCGGGTCCGGGCACGCTGTCCGGCGGAAACATTCACCCGGCCATGATCACCAGACCCGGTACGCTTACCATCTGGTCGGGCGATCGTCTGACCGGTATTACCGGTTTCAATGCACCGGCCATCCGTCAGGCCGATTCACCTGAAGAGGCCATCCGCTGGCAACCCGCCGATCCGTTTCCCCTGCTGACCGCCGCTTCACCCCGTTTTCTTTCTGCAGGCATTTTTATTGCCGTTCTGTTGTTACTGCTCCTGGAGATGATTCTCTCCCGTGGTCGTCGTTGA